CAGTTTTCACCGGCTGTGCGCAGCCGCAGTATCCTTCAATTTGATCCTGTCTCTTCCCGGTGCGCTGAAAAAAGCTGAAATCGATCCGCCGCCTGTCCCGTCAAAACGGTTGTGCCGGGCACTGAGCATACATTTCTTTTAAATTCCGCATTTCCAGAAAGGGCAGGCAATGAAGACCATAATTATCGGAGTCCTGTTTGTGCTTTTTTCCCTGAACGTTTCCTATTGCCAGACCGCCGACACGGCCCAGGCCGTGCAGGAGAAAATAATCCGCACCTCGGACGGAGTGGACCTGCTGGTGCGGATCAAGGGCAGCGGCCCGCCCTGCCTGTTCGTGCACGGCGGCCCAGGCACGGGCTGCCACTGGATAGAGAAAATATCCGACGGTCTGCTGGAACGGCATTTCCGGATGATTTATCTGGACCAGCGTGGCGCGGAAAGGTCCACCAGCCCGCAGGACAGCAACTACTCTCTGGAGCGCGAAATAGAGGATTTCGAGCAGGTGCGCCGCGAGCTGGGTATCGAGCGCTGGCTCACCATGGGGCACTCGTTCGGCGGGCTGCTGCAGACCGGCTATGCCCTGCGTCATCCCGAGGTGCAGCAGGGGATGATAATGCTCAACTGTTCGCTGGACCTGAACGCAAGTATGACCGGCAACTGGATCCCCAAGGCCTGCGAGTTTCTTGGCGTCACGAACCCGGACAGCTTTTTCAGTGCTGAGGCCTCCACCCAGGAACGGCTGAACAAGCTGGTCGGCATGCTTCAGGAACGGGACATTTTCTGGAAAATGGGTTTCGCCTCTCCCGAGGGCGAGGAGACGGTCGACGGTTGCGCCGGGGATATCCCGGACCGCAACGTGGACGCTCAACAGGGCATGATGCTGACCCGGGACTACTGGGAGAATTTCAAGCCCGCCACCAGCGGGATCGAGGCGCCGGTGCTGTTCATCAGCGGCAAAACCGACTGGATGGCCGGACCGGACAATTACGAAGGGGTGAAATTCCCGAACATGCTGCTCTGGGAAAGCCAGGTGGGACACACCATTCTGCTGGAGAACCGTCCGGACCTGGATAAGGCCCTGACCACTTTCACAGCCAAATACAAGTTCTGAGCCTGTAACTGCGCCGGGGCTCAGGCTGTGGAGTTCCCTTCCTGAGCCCTCTGCGGCTCTTTCCCCTCCGGGGCCGGCTTGAAGATGGCGTCCATTTCGCTCTCCTCCTTGCCGGCCACCAGCGGCACGGCCAGTACAGCATCCTCGCCGTACTGGAAGCAGACCGCCTTGAACGCCTCGGTCAGCTTGAGGCTGCGGTCGAAGATGGTCACAGTGACGCCGGGGTAGACCGCGCCGAAGACCTTGACCTTGGCCTGACGGTACTCCTGCAGGCGCTCGTTCAGCTTCTCGATCTGGTGGTTCAGCTCGATCCGATCCTCTTCTTTCTCCTTTTTCAGCCGCGCCAGCAGGAACACCTGCTGCTCCTGCTGCTTGTCGATCTCGCATTTGAGCAGCTTGGCCTGCTTGTACTTGCGTATCACCACCGCAATCCGGTCGATCTTGTCGGTCAGCAGGGCCACGTGCTCCTTGAGTTTTTCGCTCTCCTCGCTCAGTTTCTTGTTCACCCCGGCTATCACATGCGTGGGAAGGTAGTTGCGGTTGCCCAGAGTCTTGGCCTCGACCCCCCGCGCGGCCACGGTCAGTCCGCCCACAATCACGCCGTTCTTGCCCACCACGGAGAGCATCCCGGCGGTGGACACTTTGCTGTTCATGATGTAATCGGCGATGACAATGTCGCCCTCGGCCTCGATGGTCTCGTTCTCGCAGAACAGGGCGTGCACCTGGCCCCGGGCCCGGATTGTCCCCTTGCCCCGGCCGGTGAAGCCGAACTTGATCATCACGTCCCCGCCCGACTCCACGAGCGCGTCCTCCACCACACCGCCCACCTCCACATCCTTGCGGGCGGCCACCCGGAACCCGCTCAGCACGGTCTTGCCCACTTTCACCGAGCCGACGAAATCGATATTGCCGGTGGTGTAATCCACATCGTCCTTGACCGCGAACACCGGCTCCAGCTCCAGGTTCTTGCCGCGCAGCCGCACGCACCCGTCGATCCCGGCCACAATCAGGTTCGATCTCTCCGGGTCGAACTCCATGTTCTTGCCCGCGGTGAGGTTGACCGCAGTCCCGTTGCGGGGCTGGCTCTTCCTCCCGTACACAGTGCAGCCCTCTTTGCCAGGAATGGGCGCAATGGCCTCCACCAGGGGGTCGCCCTTGCGCACGTTGTGTATCAGGCTGATGTTCTTGTAATCGACATTGCCGTCCTCATCCACTCTCGGCAGCACCTCGGTCTCGAAAAAGTAGTGCAGCACGCCGTCCTTGCCGTCCACCGGAGGCACTCCCTCGGCGATCAACACATCCTGGCCGTACATCCCCTGGTCGAAAATCTCCCTTATCCCCTCCTCCCGCAGGCCGAACACGACGCCATGGTCACGCAGGAATTCCCGAAGGTCGCTCTCGCTGTAATCTCCCGGTGCAAGCGGACGCTGGACCCGGACAGAGGCCTCGAACTCATCCTCCCCCGGTTCGAGCACGAAAAACGGGGTCACCCGCAGCTCCACCGGGTCCGCGGTCATGTAGCCATCCACCTGGGCCACCAGGAAAGACTCGTCCGAGGGATCCGGGGAGACGTTGAACAGCTTGGGGAGCCGGGCCGGCAGCGGCTCCTGCGGGGGGACGCTCCTGCCCAGCACATCCGTGCCCGCGCGCCCCGGCTTGGGCGGGATTATCCGGGCCAGACGGTCGTTCATGCTCACCCGGCCGGGCCGCTCGATGGGCAGAAGGTACTCCAGGCGCCCGTCCTCGCCCTCCACCGGCAGCACGCCGGAGGCGATCGGTATCCTGTCGGAAGGCCGCAACCGAGCCGGGTCGGACAGCAGCTCCTCACGGAGGCCGAAAGTGATCCCTTTCAGGTGCAGCTCCTGACGGATACGCTCGGGCACCACATGCACGCTGTCGCCGACCGGCTGGATCGTGAGGTAGGCCTCCATGCTGTCGTTGCTGAGCTCCAGGTGCAGCTCGGCCTCGCCCTCGGCGGCAGCTCTCTCCGGGGGACTCGGCGGATGACCGGTATTATTTTCCTTCTGCTCAGCCATGCTTTTCCTTCTCGGCGATGAAATACAGCAGGTCGAGGGTGCTCAGGATTCCGCTTATCGCCCCGTCCCGGGTGATCACGATCCGGTGGATACCGTGCTCGATCATCATCTCGGCCAGATTCTTGACCGGCGTGGATTCCTCGGCGGTGATCGCCTGACGGGTCATGATGTCGCTGACCTTGAGGTCGGAGACCGAGCTGACCTCGATCCCGCTGCTGTCCGCCCGCGCCCCCAGCACATCCTTGAGCGCCACTTTCAGGGTCAGGTCCAGGTCCAGATGCACGATATGGGCCAGAATATCGGTCTTGGTCACGATCCCGACCAGGCTCCCACTCTCATCCACCACCGGGGCGCAGCTTATCCGGTGGTCGAGGAAGGTGTTGATCAGGCTGTTCACCGTCTCCTGCGGCCCGGCGCAGATCACGCTGCGGGTCATGATGTCGCTGGCGGTCTTGATCACGTTGTCCCCTCTCCCGGCCCCGAGGGCCGTTTTCGCGGTCACGGGAAAGGCGGCTCCGGGGGCTATTCTTCTCTGCGCCCGGAGCACCTTCCGGTGTGCTGACGGCTGGTTATGCGTTATTCTATCATCGCCGGGCACAGTGATCAAACTATTTCATGCGTTTTCGGCTGACTGCGGCCTGCATCAGGGTTGAAACCGCCTCCCTGCGGCTTTATATTTCCCCGCCTCAATGAAAGTCCAAACCACAAAGCACATACGGGGAGGGGGAAATGTCCAGAATCTACTACGTGGGTGACTGGGCCGTGCAGTGTGGGCCGGTCTACGCCGAAACGCCGTTCAACTACGCGTTCAAGGGCCTCGAGACGATCAATTACGGCAAGTGGCTCAAAGCCGCCCTGGAAGCGGATGGACGCCACAGCGTGAACTCGGTGCCCACCTGGGATTTCTACATGCTGGGCCCGGGGGAATACGAAAAGATACTTGATGAGTACGACGTTGTCGTTTTCAGCGACGTGGAGGCGAAAAATTTCCAGCTCGCCCCCAACTTTTTCAACCACCGCCTGTTCGGCACAAGAGTGCTGACTTTCCCGGACCGTATCCGCCTGACCCTGGAGGCGGTCAAAGGCGGCAAGGGCCTGATGCTGCTGGGCGGCTGGCTTTCGTTCAACGGCGAGATGGGCAAGGGCGGCTGGGGACGCACCGGGCTGCGCGAACTGTTGCCCGTGGGCTGCCTGGAGACCGAGGACCTGGTTGAAAGCACCGAGGGGTTCACCGCGCGGGCCACAATCAAAGGCGCGGGCGCGCTGGGCGGGCTGGATTTCGGCGGCTTCCCGCCGATCCTGGGCTACAACCGAACCCGTCCCCTGCCGGACAGCGATATCCTCCTCGAGGTGGCCCAGACCGGCGACCCGCTGTTAGCGAAACGCTCTTTCGGGCAGGGCCAGGTGCTGGCCTACATGAGCGACCCGGCCCCGCACTGGGGCTGTAATTTCGTGTTCTGGGACCGCTACAGCGAGTTCTGGCTGCGCTGCCTCGATCTGGTGCTGGGGCGCTGAGCGGGGCGTTCGCAGGTTCGTGGACCTCGAACGGACCGGCCAGACAGGCGCTCCGAAGGAAGAAATCGATTCTCCCGGAGGCCGGTGTATAGTAATTATTCTGAATTTATGAAACATCATTGACAACCGGGGCGTTGAACATTAGATATTATTTCGTGTAAGTATTGGGTCACACTCACAAAGGAAAGGATATAGCCATGAGAAAGCTCTTCGCTGTCGCAGCAGTCGCCGTGTTCGCTTTCGCCCTGATGCTTTACGCCGCCCAGCCCGAGGCCGCCTGTCCGGCCGCCAAAGCCGCCGCCTGCCAGATGGCTCAGGGCCAGGCCGGCTGCTGTGCCATGGCCGCCGCCGGCGAGTGCAAGGCCGACAGCGCCAAGTGCGGCCAGTGCCCGGACAAGGGAAAGTGCGACAAGAAAGACTGCCCCAAGGACAAGGACTGCAAGAAAGATTGCCCGAAGAAAGACGCTCCGCCCAAGAACTGAAGCACCGCAAGTCCGAAGCCCGGCCCCTCAAGGCCGGGCTTTTTTGTTGACAGGAGAATTGCTCGGAACAAGAATTATTCGATTCTCGCCCTTGCAGCCGGATTCTACCCCATCGCCCCGAGGTTCCCATGACAACGTTCCGCTCCTGTCTGCTGGCCTGCGCCGCCATGCAGCTTTGCCTGACCCTGCCCGCGCGTGTCCTGGCAGCCGGGGCAGACACTTTCCGTTGGCCCGGCACGGCCAGGGCGGCGGTCTGTTTCACCTATGACGACGGGATCGACCAGCAGATCGATATCGCCGCCCGGGACCTGGAGAACGCCGGAATGCGGGGCACGTTTTTCGTGCCGGGCTCCTCGGGAAGCCTGGCGCGGAGGCTCGATGACTGGCGGGCGCTGGCCGCGCGGGGCCACGAGCTGGGCAACCACACCCTGTTCCACCCCTGCATAGGCCAGCGGCCGGACGGCTCGCGCTACGACTGGGTCCTGCCCGAATACGACATGGGCGCCTATTCGCTGCGCCGCATGCTGGATGAGATCCGGGTCAGCAACACCCTGCTCCAGGCGGTGGACGGCCGCACGCGGCGCACCTACGCCGCCCCCTGCAACGACACCGAGGCGGGCGGGGTCTCGTACCTGGACAGTCTGGCGCAGATGTTCGTCTCCTGCCGCATCGGCAGCGGCATCCCCGAGGACATGCAGAGCATGGACACTTTCATCGGTCCGGTGGTCTCGGCCACGAACAAGGACCTGAAGCAACTGATAGAGATGGCTGAGACCGCCGCCGCCAAGGGCACGGTGGCGGCGTTCTGTTTTCACGGCGTGGGCGGCGGCCACGCCACCAACACCCCGCGCGAGGTGCACCAGGGCCTGATCGATTACCTCAACGCCCACCGTGACCGTTTCTGGGTCGCCACTTATATCGACATGATCGACCACGTGAACGCCGAGCGCAAGCGCCTGGGCTGGAACTGAGCCCTCCCCCCGCAGACCGGTGTCAACAAAAAGGGCCGCCCCGGGCGGCCCTTCTCATTTCAAGCTCAGCGCTTCTTCATTCCAGTTCGAACTCGGCGTGTACTGTCACCCGCACCTGCTTTTTCTTGCTGCTCGTGTTGTGGACTCCGTAATCCTGCACCTCGGTGGAATAGGGCTCTGTGATCTGGAACACCCCGGCTCGCGCCTCGCGGATCGCCCCGGCGTGAAGGCCCGAGCTGGAGGCGATCGCCTCGGCCCGGCTGCGGGCGTCCTGGGCCGCCACGCTCAGCAACTCGTGCTTGAGCTGCTCCTCCCCGGAATAGAAATACTCCAGCCGGCTGGAGCGCAGCACTGTCCCCTCGCTCAGCGCCTCCTCCGGGCTGAGCGCCAGCTTTTCCACCGCCTCCACCTGGTGCGAGATCACGTTCAGGGTCTGGCTGATCTGGTAGCCCACCACCTGCCCGTCATTACGGAACGTGGGGTAGCTGACCGGCGGGCTGACCACGATGTCCGTGGAGGGCACCCCGATTCCCTCCAGACGGCGCGAGACCTCGGCCAGGTCGGTGCGCAGGGCGGCGTACTCCGCCGTGACCTTGGCCCCGCTGCTCTGGCGGCCCAGCTCCAGGCTCCACTTGAGGATGTCCGTGTCGAACATCTTGTCCGCGCTGCCCACCACCCGCACCGTGCGCGGCCCGCTTTGCGCCGACTTGAACAGCAG
This DNA window, taken from bacterium, encodes the following:
- a CDS encoding alpha/beta hydrolase, producing MLFSLNVSYCQTADTAQAVQEKIIRTSDGVDLLVRIKGSGPPCLFVHGGPGTGCHWIEKISDGLLERHFRMIYLDQRGAERSTSPQDSNYSLEREIEDFEQVRRELGIERWLTMGHSFGGLLQTGYALRHPEVQQGMIMLNCSLDLNASMTGNWIPKACEFLGVTNPDSFFSAEASTQERLNKLVGMLQERDIFWKMGFASPEGEETVDGCAGDIPDRNVDAQQGMMLTRDYWENFKPATSGIEAPVLFISGKTDWMAGPDNYEGVKFPNMLLWESQVGHTILLENRPDLDKALTTFTAKYKF
- a CDS encoding FapA family protein; the protein is MAEQKENNTGHPPSPPERAAAEGEAELHLELSNDSMEAYLTIQPVGDSVHVVPERIRQELHLKGITFGLREELLSDPARLRPSDRIPIASGVLPVEGEDGRLEYLLPIERPGRVSMNDRLARIIPPKPGRAGTDVLGRSVPPQEPLPARLPKLFNVSPDPSDESFLVAQVDGYMTADPVELRVTPFFVLEPGEDEFEASVRVQRPLAPGDYSESDLREFLRDHGVVFGLREEGIREIFDQGMYGQDVLIAEGVPPVDGKDGVLHYFFETEVLPRVDEDGNVDYKNISLIHNVRKGDPLVEAIAPIPGKEGCTVYGRKSQPRNGTAVNLTAGKNMEFDPERSNLIVAGIDGCVRLRGKNLELEPVFAVKDDVDYTTGNIDFVGSVKVGKTVLSGFRVAARKDVEVGGVVEDALVESGGDVMIKFGFTGRGKGTIRARGQVHALFCENETIEAEGDIVIADYIMNSKVSTAGMLSVVGKNGVIVGGLTVAARGVEAKTLGNRNYLPTHVIAGVNKKLSEESEKLKEHVALLTDKIDRIAVVIRKYKQAKLLKCEIDKQQEQQVFLLARLKKEKEEDRIELNHQIEKLNERLQEYRQAKVKVFGAVYPGVTVTIFDRSLKLTEAFKAVCFQYGEDAVLAVPLVAGKEESEMDAIFKPAPEGKEPQRAQEGNSTA
- a CDS encoding CBS domain-containing protein, producing MTAKTALGAGRGDNVIKTASDIMTRSVICAGPQETVNSLINTFLDHRISCAPVVDESGSLVGIVTKTDILAHIVHLDLDLTLKVALKDVLGARADSSGIEVSSVSDLKVSDIMTRQAITAEESTPVKNLAEMMIEHGIHRIVITRDGAISGILSTLDLLYFIAEKEKHG
- a CDS encoding glutamine amidotransferase, which codes for MSRIYYVGDWAVQCGPVYAETPFNYAFKGLETINYGKWLKAALEADGRHSVNSVPTWDFYMLGPGEYEKILDEYDVVVFSDVEAKNFQLAPNFFNHRLFGTRVLTFPDRIRLTLEAVKGGKGLMLLGGWLSFNGEMGKGGWGRTGLRELLPVGCLETEDLVESTEGFTARATIKGAGALGGLDFGGFPPILGYNRTRPLPDSDILLEVAQTGDPLLAKRSFGQGQVLAYMSDPAPHWGCNFVFWDRYSEFWLRCLDLVLGR
- a CDS encoding polysaccharide deacetylase family protein; translation: MTTFRSCLLACAAMQLCLTLPARVLAAGADTFRWPGTARAAVCFTYDDGIDQQIDIAARDLENAGMRGTFFVPGSSGSLARRLDDWRALAARGHELGNHTLFHPCIGQRPDGSRYDWVLPEYDMGAYSLRRMLDEIRVSNTLLQAVDGRTRRTYAAPCNDTEAGGVSYLDSLAQMFVSCRIGSGIPEDMQSMDTFIGPVVSATNKDLKQLIEMAETAAAKGTVAAFCFHGVGGGHATNTPREVHQGLIDYLNAHRDRFWVATYIDMIDHVNAERKRLGWN
- a CDS encoding SIMPL domain-containing protein (The SIMPL domain is named for its presence in mouse protein SIMPL (signalling molecule that associates with mouse pelle-like kinase). Bacterial member BP26, from Brucella, was shown to assemble into a channel-like structure, while YggE from E. coli has been associated with resistance to oxidative stress.), giving the protein MNAKSASIVALGLIAAALTFGLLFKSAQSGPRTVRVVGSADKMFDTDILKWSLELGRQSSGAKVTAEYAALRTDLAEVSRRLEGIGVPSTDIVVSPPVSYPTFRNDGQVVGYQISQTLNVISHQVEAVEKLALSPEEALSEGTVLRSSRLEYFYSGEEQLKHELLSVAAQDARSRAEAIASSSGLHAGAIREARAGVFQITEPYSTEVQDYGVHNTSSKKKQVRVTVHAEFELE